A single window of Granulibacter bethesdensis DNA harbors:
- a CDS encoding adhesin: MTLISISSGVSSSGLVIGQSGSLSAIQYDTAIVNGAVTSTSLNTSGAMTVASGGIADLTVINGGAQVVNWGGRVSGTVIGDAGTQTILYSGLADGTQINSGGRQYMYGLATNTVVAGDTAQQIVDSGGVASGTVLTSGGQMVIRKNSLGANAVISGTGKISLGSAGWLRGSLTFTGNGSGTLAVLDQTVDVSNTVISGFKADDAIDLASMRYVNSASVIQTSRAGVVKIVAGTSSAYLKFSSDSLAGQVLLAQNDGVGGTQVYTASGIHPFTNDITLYGYSTATQVTAQFSLNSSFGGTYANLGTGDLSADGKTYIVSGRPEDVSSALTNLAFLPTAGGTAPSSISVVLKNETAPVYVKLNTTLSQYLAGGAGKNTITGGAGADTLASGSGGGYLYASGQGDILIGGRGATFFEDGEGYTTIFGGKGHDSIVASANHNLLMTGLGGSTVSMKGQENTLWSNGSDTVVAYAGVNTVIGAGEGARFLVANGQSSPIFIGMGGSNTIVGADGASTMFGTAGSLIYTGGGSGSGLVLLGSGSKGELYAGNAGTMLAFGQSGATLTYYGGNGSRDTIQGGSGNITVEGATNGTFFAGSAGSNVIDVTKNSTVFGGGEGDILRSHGEGNVLQAGSGNTTLSGYWAPGTVMFAGTGNALMAGSVSMKAVDIFAFTNGRGGGSDTISGFEKGVDRLVFNGFSEKQVDAAYFTMRPDIDGNVHFTLSDNTHITLRGVPFLLRSEFG, encoded by the coding sequence ATGACTCTTATCAGCATCTCATCGGGTGTGAGTTCGTCAGGTCTTGTGATTGGTCAGAGCGGGAGCCTCTCTGCCATTCAGTACGATACAGCTATTGTGAATGGAGCGGTTACCAGCACCTCTCTGAACACCTCAGGTGCCATGACAGTCGCATCGGGTGGCATTGCAGACCTGACAGTGATCAATGGCGGCGCACAGGTCGTCAATTGGGGTGGCCGCGTCAGTGGCACGGTCATTGGTGATGCGGGTACGCAAACGATCTTGTACTCGGGTCTTGCTGACGGAACGCAGATCAACTCCGGTGGCAGACAATACATGTATGGCTTGGCCACCAACACTGTTGTTGCGGGTGATACAGCACAGCAGATTGTTGATAGCGGGGGTGTGGCCAGTGGCACAGTCCTGACTTCTGGTGGTCAGATGGTGATCAGGAAGAACAGTCTCGGCGCCAATGCCGTTATCAGTGGTACTGGAAAAATATCGTTGGGAAGTGCGGGATGGCTGAGGGGCAGCCTGACATTCACAGGAAACGGCAGCGGAACCCTGGCTGTTCTCGATCAGACTGTGGACGTGTCAAACACGGTCATCAGCGGGTTCAAGGCGGATGATGCGATTGATCTCGCCAGCATGCGTTACGTGAACAGCGCATCCGTCATACAGACCAGCCGAGCCGGTGTCGTAAAAATTGTCGCCGGAACAAGCTCTGCCTATTTGAAATTTAGCAGTGATAGCCTTGCAGGGCAGGTATTGCTGGCCCAGAATGACGGGGTCGGCGGTACGCAGGTTTATACAGCCAGCGGTATTCATCCTTTTACAAATGACATCACGCTGTACGGTTATTCTACCGCGACGCAGGTGACGGCCCAGTTCAGCCTGAATTCGTCTTTTGGCGGAACCTATGCCAATCTCGGCACTGGAGATCTGAGTGCTGACGGCAAAACCTATATTGTGTCTGGACGGCCTGAAGATGTGTCTTCGGCACTGACGAATCTGGCGTTTCTCCCCACCGCTGGCGGTACGGCCCCATCATCAATCAGTGTGGTGCTGAAAAACGAAACGGCACCCGTTTATGTAAAATTGAATACGACTCTGTCGCAATATCTGGCAGGTGGTGCTGGAAAGAACACGATTACCGGTGGTGCAGGTGCGGATACGCTGGCCAGTGGTTCTGGTGGCGGATATCTGTATGCCAGCGGTCAGGGAGATATCCTGATCGGCGGCAGAGGCGCCACTTTCTTTGAAGATGGTGAAGGCTATACCACTATTTTCGGAGGAAAAGGTCATGATTCGATTGTGGCGTCTGCCAATCATAATCTTCTGATGACCGGACTTGGCGGCTCAACTGTTAGTATGAAAGGGCAGGAAAATACCCTCTGGAGCAATGGTTCCGATACTGTTGTCGCATATGCAGGTGTCAATACGGTTATCGGAGCCGGAGAAGGTGCGCGGTTTCTGGTCGCAAACGGCCAATCATCACCGATATTTATCGGTATGGGAGGCAGCAATACCATTGTCGGTGCAGATGGAGCCTCCACCATGTTCGGTACGGCCGGCAGCCTCATTTATACCGGCGGTGGCTCTGGCAGTGGCCTGGTGCTGCTTGGTTCCGGCAGCAAGGGAGAGCTGTATGCAGGCAATGCCGGTACTATGCTGGCTTTTGGTCAGAGCGGTGCCACGCTGACTTACTACGGCGGGAATGGCAGCAGGGATACGATCCAGGGTGGAAGTGGTAATATCACGGTTGAGGGTGCCACGAACGGCACTTTCTTTGCTGGCAGCGCAGGATCGAACGTCATTGATGTCACCAAAAACAGCACTGTATTCGGCGGTGGTGAAGGAGATATCCTGAGATCCCATGGGGAAGGCAATGTTCTGCAGGCAGGTTCAGGGAATACAACCCTCAGCGGATATTGGGCGCCAGGTACAGTTATGTTTGCAGGAACCGGCAATGCCTTGATGGCTGGCAGTGTGAGCATGAAAGCTGTCGATATTTTTGCTTTTACCAATGGGCGTGGCGGTGGTTCCGATACGATCAGCGGTTTTGAAAAAGGGGTTGATCGCCTGGTCTTCAACGGATTTTCTGAAAAGCAGGTGGATGCCGCCTACTTTACGATGCGACCGGACATCGATGGCAATGTGCATTTTACCTTGTCGGACAATACTCATATCACGCTGCGAGGTGTACCGTTTCTGCTCCGAAGCGAGTTCGGTTGA
- a CDS encoding AIDA repeat-containing protein, whose translation MSNVLISSGVTSTGLIIGQAGQYDSASVQGIITDTTVNNNGLVVVSGGGTASGTVINSGGQESVGSGGYSVSTTISSGGYQYLLSSGVASRTQVASRGTQIVSSGGTAIDTQAYTSGGQYIYSGGVAQDTHLNADAGQYVSSGGVTLNTQISGGAGQAVYAGGVASNTQISSGGRQFIFSGGLDSGGQVSAGGSQNIMGGGSAFSTTLSSGGLQYVNSGAFVSGTIFSTGGQQILLSGASISGASIQVVATQTLSSGATATGTVLVSGGRQFVSSGGVASGTMVSAGGSQFIQSAGLDISGTVLGGFQIILLDGVASNTVISAGSQSVAGSAVSAQISSAGEQTVFDSGIASGTVVSSGGNQFVQAGGSAFSALLLSGGTQTVFSGATASGTVLSSGGMQLVSSGAIVSNTIFSAGGNQVLLSGVVVSGISVQGSGSQTLSSGAITTGIVLSDGGTQVISAGGVASATVVSSEGNQSVQSGGSAISVTVSYRGSQTISSGGVASATVVSSGGYQFVQSGGSATSTTVSSGGSQTVSSGGLDISGTLGGLQTILASGVASNTVISGGGGQVVLGSAVSAQLSLGGTQFVYSGGVTNGTVVSSGSVQLVNSGGVANGTVVSSGAVQAVASSGVASGTVVNLGGLLLGSSGGSAVGTVVSNGGILNVEAGFSAISTTVSSGGSQTVSSGGIASGTIVSAGGVEQVISGGLAVNDVIAGQGAVSVSSGGVLSGSLTFAGIGSGTLTLQNGAVVSGVVISGFQSDDQVDLSSLGYDSQGYVTQGSSNISVVTGNGSYSLNFANDGPGNRVFLAKEGANGSTVLYATGGILPAQSVSLVGTASSMTADFGFDAAYTGSYANLGAGEVSTDGKTYSVTGTSTDVSTALHNLVFQPTGGTSPTMVKLVLSNEAAPLMLQLNTTLNQYLVGGSQADTIMGGTGADTLQSGSGGGVLQARGSGDILIGGSGATLFNDGDGAATIRGGQGRDTINAAAGRDTIVTGSAGSQVNLSAAGNVAWSKGADTVSVMASANTIVGAGGATYATISNNNVTTFIQRTGASTVVGGDGGATVFGTGGTVDYTANGGSDLIVAGNGGTVNLFGSTTGPGLIAFGASGAVLDYTGHGSSDTIIGGTGSVSVSSGSNGLYVGGQAGSNMILATGDATVLGGGNGDVLSSTGNGNVLVAGTGNETLTGAAGNGTAMFAGTGNALMIGSTNSSVVDAFAFANGQAGGSDTISGFTVGVDRLILNGFSGAQADASYATQSVDGSGNMHFTLTDNTQITLVGVSALSRSQFG comes from the coding sequence ATGTCTAACGTTTTGATTTCTTCTGGTGTAACAAGCACCGGTTTGATCATCGGTCAGGCTGGTCAGTATGATAGTGCTTCTGTTCAGGGGATTATTACTGACACCACTGTTAATAATAATGGTCTAGTGGTGGTGTCTGGTGGTGGAACAGCCAGCGGTACAGTGATCAATTCGGGAGGTCAGGAAAGCGTTGGTTCCGGTGGATATTCTGTCTCTACTACGATCAGCAGTGGTGGGTACCAATATCTGCTTTCAAGCGGTGTGGCCAGCAGAACTCAGGTTGCTTCTCGTGGTACTCAAATCGTTTCTTCGGGTGGTACTGCTATTGATACCCAGGCTTATACATCTGGCGGGCAGTATATTTATTCTGGGGGGGTAGCACAGGATACTCATCTCAACGCAGATGCCGGCCAGTATGTATCTTCAGGAGGCGTCACACTTAATACGCAGATCAGTGGGGGAGCGGGACAGGCAGTTTATGCTGGTGGGGTGGCGAGCAATACGCAGATAAGCTCTGGAGGAAGACAGTTTATTTTTTCTGGTGGGCTGGACAGCGGCGGACAGGTCAGTGCAGGTGGTTCGCAGAATATTATGGGAGGAGGCTCCGCCTTTTCTACAACGCTATCATCTGGTGGTCTTCAGTATGTGAATAGTGGTGCCTTTGTCAGCGGCACAATATTCAGTACAGGCGGCCAGCAGATTTTGCTAAGCGGTGCCTCGATCAGCGGTGCATCCATACAGGTTGTGGCCACTCAAACCCTGTCTTCGGGTGCAACAGCAACGGGTACGGTTCTGGTATCTGGTGGCCGGCAGTTTGTTTCTTCTGGCGGTGTAGCAAGTGGCACCATGGTGAGTGCTGGTGGCAGCCAGTTTATTCAGTCTGCCGGTCTGGACATCAGTGGAACGGTTTTGGGTGGTTTCCAGATCATTCTGCTAGATGGCGTTGCAAGTAATACGGTGATCAGTGCTGGCAGCCAGTCTGTTGCCGGCAGTGCGGTCAGTGCGCAGATCAGCTCTGCCGGTGAGCAGACTGTTTTCGATAGCGGTATTGCGAGTGGCACCGTTGTCAGCAGTGGTGGGAACCAGTTTGTTCAGGCTGGCGGTTCCGCATTTTCGGCACTCCTCCTGTCTGGTGGCACGCAGACTGTTTTCTCCGGTGCTACGGCTTCGGGCACGGTATTGAGCTCTGGTGGCATGCAGCTTGTGTCTTCTGGCGCCATCGTAAGCAACACCATTTTCAGCGCTGGCGGCAATCAGGTTCTGCTGAGCGGCGTGGTTGTGAGCGGCATTTCTGTGCAGGGTTCTGGCTCTCAAACGCTTTCTTCCGGGGCTATAACCACGGGAATCGTTTTATCCGATGGGGGGACGCAAGTTATTTCCGCCGGTGGCGTTGCCAGTGCCACGGTCGTCAGCAGCGAGGGCAACCAATCTGTTCAGTCTGGCGGTTCCGCGATCTCTGTGACGGTAAGCTATCGTGGTTCTCAGACTATTTCTTCTGGCGGCGTTGCCAGTGCCACGGTCGTCAGCAGCGGTGGCTACCAATTTGTTCAGTCTGGCGGTTCCGCGACGTCTACGACGGTCAGCTCTGGCGGTTCGCAGACTGTTTCCTCTGGCGGTCTGGATATCAGCGGAACGCTTGGTGGTCTGCAGACCATTCTGGCAAGTGGTGTTGCCAGTAATACAGTGATCAGTGGGGGGGGCGGCCAGGTTGTTCTAGGTAGCGCGGTCAGTGCGCAGCTCAGCTTAGGCGGTACGCAGTTTGTTTACTCGGGCGGTGTTACGAATGGCACGGTCGTCAGTAGTGGTAGTGTGCAGCTTGTTAACTCTGGCGGTGTTGCGAATGGCACGGTCGTCAGCAGTGGTGCTGTGCAGGCTGTTGCCTCTAGCGGTGTCGCGAGTGGAACGGTTGTTAACCTGGGTGGTTTACTGCTCGGTAGCTCTGGTGGTTCTGCAGTGGGCACGGTCGTCAGCAATGGTGGCATCCTGAACGTTGAAGCTGGCTTTTCTGCGATCTCTACGACGGTCAGCTCTGGCGGTTCGCAGACTGTTTCCTCTGGCGGTATCGCAAGTGGTACCATCGTCAGCGCTGGCGGTGTTGAGCAAGTTATCTCTGGCGGTCTGGCTGTGAACGACGTAATCGCCGGTCAGGGCGCTGTAAGCGTCTCTTCTGGTGGCGTACTCAGTGGTTCCCTGACCTTTGCCGGGATTGGCAGCGGAACACTAACACTGCAGAACGGCGCTGTCGTCTCCGGTGTTGTGATCAGCGGTTTCCAGAGTGACGATCAGGTTGATCTGAGCAGTCTGGGCTATGACAGCCAGGGCTATGTGACACAGGGCAGCAGCAATATCAGCGTTGTGACGGGGAATGGCAGCTACAGCCTGAACTTTGCGAATGACGGGCCGGGCAATCGCGTCTTCCTTGCGAAGGAGGGTGCGAATGGCTCCACTGTGCTTTATGCAACGGGTGGTATTCTGCCGGCACAGAGCGTGTCTCTTGTTGGCACGGCCTCCAGCATGACGGCTGATTTCGGCTTTGATGCTGCTTACACCGGGAGCTATGCGAATCTTGGTGCTGGTGAAGTCAGCACGGATGGCAAGACTTACAGTGTGACGGGTACATCCACCGACGTATCAACGGCGTTGCACAACCTTGTCTTCCAGCCGACCGGTGGCACTTCTCCGACAATGGTAAAGCTGGTGCTGTCGAACGAGGCGGCGCCGCTTATGTTGCAGCTGAACACGACGCTGAACCAGTATCTGGTGGGTGGCTCGCAGGCTGACACGATCATGGGCGGCACGGGTGCCGACACGCTTCAGAGCGGCTCTGGCGGTGGTGTTCTGCAGGCAAGAGGCAGTGGGGATATTCTGATAGGCGGCAGCGGGGCCACGCTGTTCAATGACGGTGATGGTGCGGCGACGATCCGGGGCGGCCAGGGCCGTGATACGATCAATGCAGCTGCTGGCAGAGATACAATCGTGACGGGTAGTGCGGGGAGTCAGGTGAATCTGTCTGCTGCTGGCAACGTGGCATGGAGCAAGGGCGCGGATACGGTGTCAGTCATGGCGAGCGCGAACACGATTGTTGGTGCTGGCGGCGCGACTTATGCCACGATCAGCAATAACAATGTCACGACCTTCATCCAGAGAACGGGTGCCAGCACTGTTGTGGGTGGTGATGGTGGCGCGACGGTCTTTGGCACCGGGGGAACTGTTGATTATACGGCCAATGGTGGCAGTGACCTGATCGTTGCTGGCAATGGGGGTACGGTCAACCTGTTTGGTTCGACCACCGGTCCCGGTTTGATTGCGTTTGGTGCAAGTGGCGCAGTGCTGGATTATACGGGGCATGGTTCTTCCGATACGATCATTGGCGGCACAGGCAGTGTGTCTGTCAGCTCGGGCAGTAATGGTCTGTATGTTGGTGGTCAGGCAGGCTCGAACATGATCCTCGCCACGGGAGACGCGACGGTTCTGGGCGGTGGCAATGGCGATGTTCTGTCCTCGACGGGCAACGGCAATGTTCTGGTGGCTGGTACCGGGAACGAAACGCTGACCGGTGCTGCTGGAAACGGCACGGCGATGTTCGCAGGGACTGGCAATGCGCTGATGATTGGCAGCACGAACAGTTCTGTCGTGGATGCGTTTGCGTTTGCCAATGGCCAGGCTGGCGGCTCCGATACGATCAGCGGGTTTACGGTGGGTGTTGATCGTCTGATCCTGAACGGATTTTCCGGTGCGCAGGCGGATGCGTCCTATGCCACGCAGAGCGTGGACGGGTCCGGCAACATGCACTTCACCCTGACCGATAATACCCAGATCACGCTCGTCGGTGTCTCCGCACTCAGCCGGAGCCAGTTCGGATGA
- a CDS encoding AIDA repeat-containing protein, which translates to MTTINVFPGTISSGLTIGTSSGGSQGDLMNVSGTAISTTLNLLGVMEVLSGGTASGTLVNSGGTQNIENGGLASETLVSGGGTQVVYSGGTAQDTMLAGANATQVVGFGGVAKRTMLSAGAKQILVSGAVVSDTVFGTDGIQILVSGAETSGILIDTLAFQAVSVGTTATDTILVSSGTQVVFSGGTASGTVVSAGGRQFVSSGAIISDTVFGSGGYQILGSGVAAHDFSLQVSASQLLSSGATATGTVLANGGMQFVLDGASASATLVNSGGSQLVFSGRVTGTTISAGGALEVSGLVSSAVSLSNTFGSALGTIISSGGTEIVWNGGWDGIRWDTNVPSGGNNPLSGAMILAGGSQVVNGGNAYGATISSGGTQIILAGGSDGGWRSIDEVAGLVGKTSAGGGTTILAGGSQAVSSGGTAVAALISSGGTQIVFAAGYAVSAMINSGGEQILSAGGETASTTIGAGGLQTVLSGGHDGRRVAVSTTSGSSGGWGYYYGASILSGGRQDVLGGGVAYSVNISAGGLQTVVGGGSTFQVYVSSGANQTVADGGVLNATWIMSGGTQTVLSGGVAGSDEVYGIQIVSSGGVASGSFINSGGQETILTGGTAISATIYRSATQSISASGIASLTTILGGGTQVVMSGGIAASAIISQGGTQIVSASGSASETTVNQYGLQTVMSGGYATGTILMSAALQYISASGIAEKTTINYSGYQFVSSGGSAIGTIVNDSGTQFVSSGGYATGVTLHSAGYQFVSSGSVVSNTTISSGGMQFVEGIAVNDLIADQGTVTVFSGGTLSGSLTFSDVGSGTLKIMDDRTSLAGVVISGFKSDDKIDLAWLLYSKNTSVKQSGGRVLIENPYASSYTLNFASSQTIQIKQDTDNSTILYVSDAQPTPTPTPEPTPTGYAQLMKQVSLTGTSSGGTLSTVFGFGSGYAGSFSNLGSGTVSADGSSYSVSGTASDILSALQTLVFQPASTGSAPSSVRVILKNETAPVVLKLNTALNQYLAGGAAADTIMGGSGNDTLASGSGGGVLQAVGRGDLLIGGRGSTLFHDGAGAATIFGGRGHDTIDAAAGGNLVMTGTGGSTVYLKARGNSLWSYGADNVSVSAGANTVIGAGGSNATISGGSSGVMFIGAGGASTILGGDGASTLFGTAGNLTYAAGNGSGFVVTGAGSTANLFGSAAGGLLAFGQSGATLFYTGGGGADTIQGGNGSIVVNNGINGTYFGGTAGSNQISVAGHSLVFGGGNGDVLTATGTGNVLQAGGGNTTLNGGGADGTVMFAGTGNDMMIGSTNEAAVDIFAFANGQGGGSDTISGFNAGIDHLVLNGFSSAQADASYATKSVDGSGNMHFTLTDNTQITLLGVSALSRSQFG; encoded by the coding sequence ATGACCACCATCAATGTTTTTCCCGGAACGATTTCAAGCGGCTTGACGATCGGAACGTCTTCAGGGGGCAGTCAAGGCGACCTGATGAATGTCAGCGGTACCGCCATCAGCACCACGCTGAACCTGCTGGGAGTCATGGAGGTGCTGAGCGGTGGCACTGCCAGCGGAACTCTTGTCAATAGTGGTGGCACGCAGAACATTGAAAATGGAGGCCTTGCCAGCGAGACGCTTGTCAGCGGAGGGGGCACGCAAGTCGTCTATAGCGGCGGAACCGCACAGGACACTATGCTGGCGGGTGCAAATGCTACGCAGGTGGTTGGTTTTGGCGGGGTTGCCAAGCGTACGATGCTGAGTGCAGGCGCTAAGCAGATATTAGTGTCTGGCGCGGTTGTCAGTGACACGGTTTTCGGCACTGACGGTATCCAGATTCTGGTCAGCGGGGCAGAGACAAGCGGTATTTTGATTGATACGCTGGCCTTTCAGGCGGTCTCTGTCGGCACCACGGCAACAGACACAATCCTGGTTTCCAGTGGCACACAGGTTGTGTTTTCCGGAGGCACGGCATCCGGTACGGTGGTGAGTGCGGGAGGAAGGCAGTTTGTCTCTTCCGGCGCAATCATCAGCGATACAGTGTTCGGCAGCGGCGGGTATCAGATTCTGGGGAGCGGGGTAGCCGCTCATGATTTTTCCTTACAGGTTTCGGCGTCCCAGTTGCTCTCATCCGGGGCGACTGCAACAGGCACTGTGCTGGCAAACGGTGGCATGCAGTTTGTGCTGGATGGTGCGTCGGCTTCCGCGACGCTGGTGAATTCCGGTGGCTCACAGCTGGTTTTCAGTGGTCGTGTCACCGGCACAACGATCAGCGCCGGCGGTGCTCTGGAGGTGTCAGGACTGGTTTCTTCAGCCGTCAGCCTGTCCAATACATTTGGCAGTGCGCTTGGCACGATCATCAGTTCCGGAGGAACCGAGATTGTCTGGAACGGAGGCTGGGATGGTATCCGGTGGGATACCAATGTGCCTTCCGGTGGCAATAATCCATTGAGTGGTGCGATGATTCTGGCCGGTGGCAGCCAGGTTGTGAACGGTGGCAATGCGTATGGTGCAACCATCAGCTCTGGCGGTACCCAGATCATTCTGGCTGGCGGTAGTGATGGTGGATGGCGGAGTATTGATGAAGTCGCTGGCCTGGTGGGGAAGACGTCTGCCGGGGGTGGTACGACGATTCTGGCCGGTGGCAGCCAGGCGGTTTCATCGGGTGGCACAGCAGTCGCAGCTCTGATTTCATCGGGTGGCACGCAGATTGTCTTTGCTGCGGGTTATGCTGTCAGTGCAATGATCAATTCCGGTGGTGAGCAGATACTCTCTGCCGGAGGTGAGACAGCTTCCACGACGATTGGGGCCGGTGGCCTTCAGACTGTTTTATCCGGCGGTCATGATGGACGCCGGGTTGCTGTTTCCACCACGTCCGGCAGTTCCGGGGGCTGGGGCTATTATTACGGTGCTTCTATTTTGTCCGGCGGCCGTCAGGATGTGCTCGGCGGCGGTGTCGCCTATAGCGTGAATATCAGCGCCGGTGGCCTTCAGACTGTTGTCGGCGGTGGCAGTACATTTCAGGTCTATGTCAGTTCTGGTGCCAATCAGACTGTTGCCGATGGCGGTGTCCTTAACGCGACATGGATTATGTCTGGCGGTACGCAGACTGTACTCTCCGGTGGTGTTGCCGGCAGCGATGAAGTCTATGGCATACAAATTGTCTCTTCCGGGGGTGTTGCAAGCGGCTCATTTATCAACTCTGGTGGTCAGGAGACCATTCTGACAGGCGGGACTGCAATCAGTGCCACGATTTATCGCAGTGCAACACAGAGTATTTCTGCTTCCGGCATTGCCAGCCTGACAACAATTCTGGGTGGTGGAACACAGGTGGTCATGTCGGGAGGGATCGCTGCCAGTGCCATCATAAGCCAGGGTGGAACGCAGATTGTTTCCGCTTCTGGCAGTGCCAGTGAGACGACAGTCAATCAATACGGTCTGCAGACTGTTATGTCGGGAGGATACGCAACCGGCACGATACTGATGTCCGCTGCTCTACAGTACATTTCTGCCAGTGGTATTGCAGAAAAGACAACCATTAATTATTCTGGTTATCAGTTTGTTTCATCTGGTGGCTCTGCCATTGGCACGATAGTCAACGATTCCGGTACCCAGTTTGTTTCATCCGGTGGTTATGCGACCGGTGTCACTCTTCATTCTGCCGGCTATCAGTTTGTTTCGTCGGGGAGTGTGGTCAGTAATACGACCATCAGCTCAGGCGGTATGCAGTTTGTTGAAGGAATAGCGGTCAATGACCTGATTGCTGATCAAGGAACCGTCACCGTTTTCAGTGGCGGTACACTGAGCGGATCTCTGACATTCAGTGATGTCGGCAGCGGTACTTTGAAGATTATGGATGACCGTACCTCTCTTGCCGGTGTGGTGATCAGTGGATTTAAAAGCGATGACAAGATTGATCTGGCATGGCTGCTTTACAGCAAAAATACCAGCGTCAAACAATCTGGGGGAAGGGTGCTGATTGAAAATCCGTATGCTTCTTCATATACGCTCAATTTTGCCAGCAGCCAGACAATCCAGATAAAACAGGATACTGATAACAGCACGATCCTTTATGTATCGGATGCTCAACCCACCCCGACACCGACACCAGAGCCGACACCGACGGGGTATGCCCAACTGATGAAGCAGGTCAGCCTGACCGGCACATCATCCGGTGGAACGCTGTCAACTGTGTTCGGATTTGGGTCTGGCTATGCGGGTAGCTTCTCGAATCTCGGTAGTGGCACGGTCAGCGCGGATGGCAGCAGTTACAGCGTGTCCGGAACGGCATCGGATATATTGTCAGCATTGCAGACTCTTGTGTTTCAGCCTGCATCCACCGGTTCTGCTCCATCTTCCGTGCGGGTGATCCTCAAAAACGAAACGGCTCCGGTCGTGCTGAAGCTGAACACGGCGCTGAACCAGTATCTGGCCGGTGGTGCGGCAGCGGATACGATTATGGGCGGTTCCGGCAATGATACTCTGGCCAGCGGTTCGGGTGGTGGTGTGCTGCAGGCGGTTGGCAGAGGCGACCTGCTGATTGGTGGGAGGGGATCGACGCTGTTCCATGATGGTGCCGGTGCGGCGACGATCTTCGGGGGGCGTGGTCATGATACGATCGACGCTGCGGCGGGCGGCAATCTGGTGATGACCGGAACTGGCGGTTCCACCGTCTATCTAAAGGCACGCGGCAACTCTTTGTGGAGCTATGGCGCGGATAACGTTTCGGTCTCTGCTGGTGCGAACACGGTGATTGGTGCGGGTGGTTCGAACGCGACGATCTCTGGCGGGTCTTCGGGTGTGATGTTCATTGGCGCGGGCGGTGCCAGCACCATTCTGGGTGGCGATGGCGCCTCGACGCTGTTCGGCACGGCTGGCAACCTGACCTACGCGGCCGGAAATGGCAGCGGTTTTGTCGTGACGGGTGCCGGCAGCACGGCCAATCTGTTCGGGAGTGCGGCTGGCGGCCTTCTGGCGTTTGGTCAGAGCGGTGCGACGCTGTTCTATACGGGTGGCGGCGGCGCCGACACGATCCAGGGCGGCAATGGCAGCATCGTGGTGAATAACGGGATCAACGGCACGTATTTTGGTGGAACTGCGGGTTCGAACCAGATCTCTGTTGCCGGACACAGCCTTGTGTTTGGCGGAGGGAATGGTGATGTTCTGACCGCGACGGGGACGGGGAACGTGTTGCAGGCCGGCGGCGGCAACACGACGCTGAATGGTGGCGGTGCTGATGGCACTGTGATGTTCGCTGGGACCGGCAATGATATGATGATCGGCAGCACGAATGAGGCGGCGGTTGATATTTTTGCCTTTGCCAATGGTCAAGGTGGAGGCTCGGACACGATCAGCGGGTTCAATGCGGGGATTGATCATCTGGTCTTGAACGGTTTCTCCAGTGCGCAGGCTGATGCGTCCTATGCCACGAAGAGCGTGGACGGGTCGGGCAACATGCACTTCACACTGACCGATAACACGCAGATCACGCTCCTCGGTGTCTCCGCACTCAGCCGGAGCCAGTTCGGATAA